TTTGTAGGTGACAGTTAGCAGTTCAGACCTGCTCAGATTTGTATATGTCACAGGAAGTCATAATTGCCAGCATCCAGAAACCATCCTGTCATTTATCAAATGTGTGGCTCATAACTTTTGGGTACCAGAGGAGTCTAAGGAAATGACCATGGTCTTCAGTCCATATGGAGAAACTGTATGCTTCTCTGTGAAGCCCATCGGGAGGGTGTTCACCTACTCAGTAAGCGTGGACCGAAAGAGTAAGTCTGTTGTCGTTATGGCTGACTGGACTTTCAGTAAGTTGATTTGCTTGTTCTTTCTGCAACTTTATACTCTGACACAAACATCTGTGGTGttggtgtctttttattttccagtTGTGGATTTCAAACTCTTCCTTGTGTTTGTGACAggcatcttcctcttcttttatgcAAAGACCTTGAGCCAGTAAGTAcccatttttatatttgtagtgTTCCAATGCAAAGCTGTATGCATTGTTTCTGACTCTGTGCTGAATATTTGTCCACCACCACACATTTGTGGTTCTTCTGGGATTTACAAATGATAGGGCTGAAGGCAGCGTAGAACATCTTTAAAGACAGCGGTAATTGTTTGTAGAGCAGATACATACATGATGCGGAGTATGTTTGCTTATGTTAgtttgcatatgtacacacatatgaacttgGTACTGCTCTTATTTTGTTGATTACAGAACCCACATCCATCATCACTTGACTCGTTCTCGTGAGTGTCAAGGTTTGTGCTCAGGTTTTCTGATTCCAGGGGCTTGCTGTCCTTATTCGGATGTAGGATGTGACAAAGACTTGCTTCTTGGATGCACATGTTGCCCTGATGTTTTGTTTCTAAAAACCACTCTCTTGACAATATTTACTTCTTAACCTGCCCAGCCTGCTTCATACCAATATTTCTCCATCTTTCCTACCATTGTTCACTTTTGAGCTTTTCCTTAGGGTGTGGTCAGGTGTGTATAGGTTGTCTGCCAGCTTTTCTGACTGGGTAATATATCTGTGGCAAGAAGAGGAAAGCCTGGATGCTCACAAGCCAGGCTGCTATCGTAAATCCTCCAGCAGCTGActcacttcttctttttttttttattgtttgtttgtttgcttgcttctttattcattttacatatcaaccacagattccccctctcatccctcgtcctgctccccctcccctccccccctcccctttatCCCCTTTTCCagcagggtaagttctcccatctggggacagctaagcctggtacattcagttaaggtaggaccaagcccctctccgCTTTAtcggggtgagcaaggtgtcccaccataggtaatgtaccagggatagatcctgatcacatcggcccctcaaacagacccagctacacaactgtctcccgtatgcagagggcctagtccggtcccatgctggttccacagctgtgggtctaaagtttgtgagttcctttgagcttggttcagttgtctctgtagatttccccatcatgatcttgacaacccccccttgctcatagaatccctcttccctctcttcagctggactcccagagctcagcctggggcatggttatggatctctgcctctgcttccatcagttactggatgaaggctctatgatgacagttagggtactcaccaatctgattacgggagaggccagttcaggcatcctcgcCACTGTTGCTAGTAGGCTAAtccagggtcatccttgtggatttctgggaatttctctagcaccaggtttctccctaaccccatactgtctccctctatcaagatatctttcattgctctactccatccctcccctagctccaccatcctgttccctcatgttcttatctcccatcccctcccctctattgccccgcctcatccccagtttactcatcgggatctcttctgtttccccttcccaaggtgatccatacatccctcttagggtcctccttgtttcctagcttctctggagctgtaggttgtagtctgattatcttaCTTAcctacttatgagtgagaacataccatgtttgtctttctgagtctgggttacttcactcaggatgacattttctagttccatccatttgcctgcaaatttcatgatgtcattttttttttttttttacagctgagtaatactccatcgtgtaaatgtaccacatttttttttttatccattccttggtttgaggggcatctaggctgtttccaggttctagctattacaaataatgttgctatgaacatagttgagcacgtgtccttgtggtatgattgagcatcccttgggtatatgcccgagagTGGTGTCAttgggtcctgaggtagattgatttccaattttctgagaaactgccatactgatttccaaagtggctgtacaagtttgcactcccaccaacagtggaggagaattccccttattccacatcctctccaacataagctgtcatcagtgtttttgatcttagccattctgataggtgtaagatggtatctcagagtcattttgatttgcacttccctgatgactaaggatgttgaacaattccttaaatgtcttttggccatttgggattcttctgttgagaattctctgtttagatctgtatccctcTTTATAATGGgattgtttcttgagttctttatatattttggaaatcagccctctgtcagatctgggattggtgaagattttttttcccattctgtaggctgtcattttgtcttatgtaCTGTGACCTTTGCCTcacagaagcttctcattttcaggaggtcccattgattgattgattctctcagtgtctgtgctactggtgttatatttaggaagtgatctcctgtgccaatgcattcaaagctacttcctactttctcctttatcaggttcagtgtaactggatttatgttgaggtctttgatccactaggatttgagttttgtgcacggtgacagatatggatctatttgcagccttctacacgttgatatccagttatgccagcactatttgttgaagatgctttcttttttccattgtacactttttggctcctttgtcaaaaatcaggtgttcataggtgtgtggattagtGTCAGGATGTTCAATTCGAtgccattggtccacatgtcagtttttatgccagtaccaagctgtttttattactatagctctatagtagagcttgaagtcagagatggtgaGGCCTCCAGAAGTTGCTGTATTGTAAAAGATTgtcttagctatcctgggttttttgtttttccatatgaagttgagtattgttctttcaggtctgtgaagaattgtgttgggattttgatggagagtgcattgaatctgtagatttcttttggtaagattgccatttttattatgttggttctacctatccatgagtatgggagatttattcattttctgatatcttcttcaatttcattcttcaaggacttaaagttcttgtcatacaggtctttcagttgtttggttagagttaccccaagatattttatgttatttgtggctattataaagggtgatatttctctgatttctttctcggcccgtttatcatttgtgtatatggGACtattgattttttgagttaatcttgtatcctgccacattgctgaagatgtttatcagctgtgggagttccctgatagaatttttggggtcacttatgtatactatcatatcatctgcaaatagcaaaagtttgacttcttccattccaatttgtatccccttgatattCTTTTGCTGTCTtactgctctggctagaacttggAGTACTATATTGAGTATATATGGAGAGAatgacagccttgtcttgttcctgtttTTAGTGGAATCCGTTTGAGTTTCTTTCcgcttaatttgatgttggctgtcagcttgctaaatattgtctttattatgtttaggtatgttccttgtattttgATCTCTCctagacctttatcatgaaggggtgttggattttgtcaaaggctttttcagcatctaataagatgatcatgtggtgtttttctttcagcttgcttatatggtggattacattgaaaAATTTTTGGatgttgaaccatctctacatctctgggatgaagcctacttgatcatgatagatgatttgtgtgtgtgtgtttggattcagtttgtcagtattttattgagtatttttgcatcaatgttcatgaggaagactggtctgtaattctctctttttgttgcatctttgtgtggtttgggtatcagggtaactatagcctcatagaaagagtttggcaatgttccttctgttcctgttgtgtggaacaatttgaggagtattggtattagctctttgaaattctggtagaattctggccctgggctttttttggttgggagacttttaatgactgcttctatttctgtaAGAGTTATAGGACTTTAAATTGTTTGTCTAGTCTTGATTTAATTGGgttatatggtacctatccagaaatttgtccatttctttaagattttccaattttgtgaagtataggtttttgaagtatgacctgataaatgtctggatttcctcattgtcagttgttatgtctcccttttcatttctgattttttttttaatttggatattttctctctgccttttggttagtttggataagggtttgtctatcttgttgattttctcaaagaaccaattttttgtttcattgattctttgtattgttcttgtttctattttatttatttcagcccttagtttgattattttctggtgtctattcctcctgggtgagtttgcttcttttgttctagagttttcaggtatgctgttaagttgctagtgtgagatttctccaacttctttatgtagacttttagtgctatgaactttcctcttagtagtgctttcatagtgtcccataagtttgggtatgttgtgcattcattttcattgaattctaggaagtccttaatttctttattatttctttcttgacccagtgaTGAGTCAGTTGAGTGtcgttcagtttccatgagtttgtaggcttgcTGTAATTTgtattgttgttgaattctaTCTTTAAGAcgtggtggtctgataaaatataggaggttatcccattttttttttttttttttttttgtatctgttaagatttgctCTGTGACCAAGTATGGGATCAATTTTAGAGACGgtttcatgaggtgctgagaagaaggtatattcttttgtgttagggtggaatattctgcaGATagctattaagtccatttgagtcataaccatctgttagttcccttatttctctgttaacttTCTGTCTGGCAGCcctgtccattggtaagagtggggAGTTGAAGTCTCCtgctattagtgtgtggggtttgatgtgtgatttaagctttaataatgtttcttttacaatgtGAGTGCCCTTTGGAGCATAAattttcagaattgagacttcatcttgatggatttttcctgtgatgaatatgtaatgtccttcttgatctctttttaattttagtttgaagtctattttgttagatgttaggatagctacaacagcttgcttcttaggtccatttgactggaaagacttttcccagccctttacccAACactgagatagtgtctgtctttgaagttgaggtgtgtttcttgtatgcagcaaatggatggatcttgtttttatatccattctgttagcctatgtctttatgggtgaattgagtccattgatattaaggaatattaatgatcagtgattgttaattcttgttattttttggtggtagtgttgtgtgtttcccttctttaggatttgttggtgtgggattatctattgcctgtgttttcatgggtgcatctaatttccttgggttggatttttccttctagtgctttctgtagggctggatttgtggataggtattgtttaaatctggttttatcatggaatattttgtttactttgtatatggcaattgagagttttgctgggtataatagtctgggctggcatccatggtctcttagtgtctgcataatgtctgtccaggaccttctggctttcagagtctccactgagaagtcaagtgttattctgataggtctgccttaatatgttacttggcctttttcctttgcagctcttaatattttttctttgtatgtttagtggtttgattattatgttgtGAGGGGACTTATTTTTTAGGTCCagtctgtaaccttcttgtatcttcatagacatttcattctttaggttgggaatgttttcttctatgattttgttgaatatattttctgtgcctttgagttggtattcttctccttcttctatccctattattcttaggtttggctttttcatggtgtcccagatttcctggacgttttgtgttatgacttttttgtctttagtatattTTCTGACTAacaatctatttcctctattgtatcctccacgccaaagattctctcttccatctcttgtgttctgttggttATAAGCATAACCAACATcagtagttcctgtttgtttactcagattttctatttccagcatttccttggtttgtgtcttcttcattgtttctatttcaattttcaggttttgaactgtttccttcacccgtttaattgctttttcttggctttctttaaggatttttttgctttcttctaattttttttttgtcttttcttcaatttctttaagggaattttttatttcctctttaaaggcctctatcatcttcttaaagccAATTTTAAGgtcctttccttctgctttttctacattgggatgttcaggtcctCCTGATGTAggaccactaggttctggtggtgccatattgctcttatgttgttgaatgttttCTTGCattggcatctacccatctcttcctccagtttTTGCAaacagtgtctgtgtctcagggagccattCTTGGTACAattggagctcttggtccaattggagctggtggagtctgtgtctcagggagcagctgaggTCTCTTGGTCCAgttggagctcttggtccaatcggagctggcagagtctgtgtctcagggagcagctgaagtctcttggtccaattggagctggtgGAGTCTTGTCTCAGGAAGCAGCTGAGGTCCCTTGGTCCAgttggagctcttggtccaattggagctggtaGAGTCTGTGTCTCAAGGAGCAGCTGAGTTCTCTTGGTCCAAttggggctcttggtccaattggagctggcagagtctgtgtctcagggagcagctgtgttCTTGGAGGAtaggtgggtttgggggatggattagggcttgtaggttacagggtctggtggggggggggagtggatagtcaggcctgcctgctggGGCTGCAATTGGTGGGGTATGGGGGCACTAGTTGTGCCCCTGAGCCTAAAGCCTAGATGCTGGGGTGATTGcctaggagaacaaagactcacctcctGGTCCAGTCGGAGCTGGCGGAGTCTGTCCTGGTTCACTTCTTGCTGTCttggtttcctcctctgtaagatTTGTCCCTGGGTATCTGGGAATTCCTGGAGAGCTCTCAGGCAAGTGCTTGCTTTGTGACAGGTGCACATGTTAGTGGATCACATTCTGAAGATAGAAGACAATTCAGACGTTCAGCAGTAGTCTATTTACTGAAACATTCAAGTAccaatttcaattttaaatacaTGGGGTGTGATCAGAGTTTTCCTTTCTTAACATTCCTTACCAGTCACTGTCGCCACACGGagtgttgtgattttttttcagtttttattactgAAAATGCTGCTTTGTTGACATGGCTTTTCCTCTGTCTCGACAGAAGCCCTGTCTTCTATTACTCTTCGGGTACCGTGTTAGGTGTTCTGATGACGCTAGTCTTTGTCCTTCTGATGTCGAGGAGATACATTCCAAAGGTAGGTATCTTATATGCAAATTAGTGAAAATGAGAACCAAACTTAAAAAGTTAATCAAAATTAATTCATATTGTGATACTTCCTAATTCAGCTGTGCTCCTTTGCTGTGTAAATTGACCTTAGCGTGTGTCTGTTTCTGAAAAGTCAGTTTGTGCTTATTAGTGATATATAGGATTATGTTGTTTGGTGATATTTTTGCTACCCTTTTATGAAATGTATCGTGGGAGAGTGATCCTGAGTCTTTGGAGCATTACATAATAGCGCCACATCTGGGTTTTTTATTCTTGTTGTTTCTTCTCTATTCCTTCgataaaataatgtataaaggaggtggagggggaaactgtggttgttatgtaaaagaaatataaaagttaataataaaaaatattccaaaaaatAATGtcccaaagaagaaataaatattaattcatGATTGTAACTTTGTGGTTACTCTGATTAAAGCTCTAAATACCACCATTGTTTTTTAGATAATTTTATACTTTAGTAGTGCTCTCCAACTTTAATGTACACGTTAGCATGTTAAAATGTAGATTCTGGTCTAGCAGTGGGACCCAAGTCTACATGCCATTAAGCTCCTGTATGAAAACGACTCTCCTCTGAGGACCATGCCATACCTTGAACATGAGACTCAGAGAGTATTAGATAAGTACTTTTACGTGACCTAGATGTTTCCAGAACaaagaatttgtttgtttgcttctacTTTTATGAGAGTGAATGaaccaaaatatattatatatattttgtgtcGTTTATTTTCTTCCACACACAGCATAGCACATTTGGGGCGCTAATGGTTGGTTGCTGGTTTGCTTCAGCTTATGCTGTGTGCCGGTTGATGGAAGATCTGAAGTGGCTGTGGTGTGGACACAGAGTGTATGTGTTAGGTAGGTGAACACAGAAGAACCCTCCATTGGCTAGGCTGAAAAGTGCAAGCAGAGGATCTCTGACATGTTTCTCTCATATATATTCTCGTTTGATTTAAGGAGAggtacaattaaaaataatattttatttcattcccaTAGTTGGCATTTTAGTTCATTTGGATCCCATTTTAAACTCTTTCCCTTTTTAACCTTCCTTAGTTTTCTGTGCAAATCATCAAAAGAGTAAAAATGCTTCAGAATTGTGGCCGAACTCTAGCCACATCTAGGCTGCAATGTAAATGCTCTAAGAGATGGCTTCTGGGGGATGTAACTAATGAGAACTTGACTTTTCAGAAACAGAGGATAGAATTACTATTTAATCCCCTTGTTGTATGTTacaaaaattatttgattttgttaGGAAATAATGGGAATTGGAGCCTCATCAACATCAGATTCCACGTATAAGGTCAATGTTGCTAAAATAAAAGCAACTCATTCTTAAACACTATTTTTAGCCTGCTTTCCTATTATATTAAAGTAGTTATTATTTACTCATAACATGGAATATTCCTGTAAGTTCTTTACCCTTTGTCTCCAAACAACAAGAACATCTTCCTGTATAACCAAATAACTATTCACTACTGTTGTTAATGCTAGCAGTTGTCCCGGGGTGGCATGTATACTCGCCATCTGTTGTGCCACCGAGTTATATCCTTAACCTCACTAGTAAATGTTAAAGATTAATAATTGCATAGAATCACCTATTGCCCGGGTCACATTAAGATTTTGAGTTAACCCTTGCTGCCTGACTGCATAACCCAGACATCGTGCTGAACCTCCAAAGTACCTGCTAGGCTGGGTAACTCTCGATCCATCATGGCTTATTTCATCACAGAGGCATCCTGAGAAAGGTCCACTCTCTGGATTTTTGTGGTGCCCATTTTGTGGCATCATTTTACGTGTTCATTTCTCTTCCGGATCGACTGCAAATAAGAAATTGAATCTCAAGGTTTGCTTTGAAACAAACTAAGCACTTGTGGTGGGAATCGTTGGAAGTGATGTGCACTTCCCATCTGATGGCACCGGACCCTAGTGTGTCACACCATTGACACCATTGGTAACCATGGACTGCAAGGATGGCTACCTGACCGCTCCTTTGTAAAATGACACTCTCCTTTGGTGACTAGaagataaacattaaaaatgggTCTATAGCAACCTGTGAAATCCACTGGCTTACTTTTGCCCAGCAACCAGGAATCATTTGTCCGCTCAGGACATTGGACTTAGAAAGACAGGACTATATATTACCGTAATTATCAGTGTATACCTTAAATTATTACAATTTAAGAAccgctcagtggtttagagtgctcttccacaggcctggagTTTGCTCCCAGGACTTAGATTGGTTAGCTTGCAGCTGCCCGTAATCCAGTTCTAGGGTATTGACCTCTTCTTCTGACTTTGCGGgtaccacatgcacatgtgtacatacagatGGATAATtataatacatctttaaaagtcAGCCTGTGAGCTCAAGTACAAGGACTAATGAGCTGTaggtgctttttccaaccttcattgggaaaaggaaatattttttgttttcttaattttttaaattaaggtttTCTGGTAGATGTTATTTTTTAGTCAAGGCCCTGCCAGACTTTCCACATCAGTTCTCAAGTTCAGGTAAACTGTTGTCCTTCTTCATTTCCAGGCTATGTCTTGGTCGTCGGACTGTCTAGCTTTGCCACCTGTTACAGGCATGGGCCTCTCACTGATGAGTGGAGCAGAGGCCTTCTGATGTGGACGCTGCGGTTCTTCTCCCTGGTCCTGGTCTACGCTGGTGTGGCCCTTCCTCAGTTTGCCTATGCCGTTATGGTCCTCCTCCtgttctcctggagtctgtgctACCCACTGAGAGCACTCGGTTATCTGAGGTGGTGAGTATCTTTTCATTGCTACCAACTCTGACATTTTGAGTTTcggttttatttattgtttggaa
This genomic window from Peromyscus leucopus breed LL Stock chromosome 13, UCI_PerLeu_2.1, whole genome shotgun sequence contains:
- the Nemp2 gene encoding nuclear envelope integral membrane protein 2 — protein: MSPGPWWLVLWLPPLATLPAGAVREEEAAMSVPRCKSLKEMDLIKTSVSDCYCYNQNSQIEWMYVWSTVQVTVSSSDLLRFVYVTGSHNCQHPETILSFIKCVAHNFWVPEESKEMTMVFSPYGETVCFSVKPIGRVFTYSVSVDRKIVDFKLFLVFVTGIFLFFYAKTLSQSPVFYYSSGTVLGVLMTLVFVLLMSRRYIPKHSTFGALMVGCWFASAYAVCRLMEDLKWLWCGHRVYVLGYVLVVGLSSFATCYRHGPLTDEWSRGLLMWTLRFFSLVLVYAGVALPQFAYAVMVLLLFSWSLCYPLRALGYLRWKVRQWFTTEPLMVRYLTDDEYREQAEAETTSALEELRRACCRPDFPSWLAVSRLQAPKKFADFVLGASHLSPEEVSTHEKQYGLGGAFLEEQLFSLPTDSLPAS